The following coding sequences lie in one Alosa alosa isolate M-15738 ecotype Scorff River chromosome 21, AALO_Geno_1.1, whole genome shotgun sequence genomic window:
- the LOC125286648 gene encoding ovomucoid-like, with protein sequence MMPAMARIVIVMFGLIALATAAYIPDGATEVDCTEYLLPMCTREYDPLCGTNGVEYSNECMLCLHNLEAKENIFVNHKGPC encoded by the exons ATGATGCCAGCCATGGCGAGGATTGTCATTGTGATGTTTGGTTTGATCG CTCTTGCAACAGCGGCATATATTCCAGATGGCGCAACAGAG GTCGACTGTACGGAGTACCTTCTCCCAATGTGTACGCGCGAGTATGATCCTCTCTGTGGAACGAACGGCGTGGAGTATTCCAACGAATGcatgctgtgtctccacaactT GGAGGCGAAGGAGAACATCTTCGTGAACCACAAGGGTCCATGCTAA